TCGAGCGGCGCCTGCAGCGTTGCGGGCGCCGCCACCGCGCGCCGCAACAGCGCCCGGATGCGTGCCAGCAGTTCCTCGATGCCGAAGGGCTTGGTGACGTAGTCATCCGCGCCCGCGTCCAGCGCCGCCACCTTGGTCGTCTCGTCACCCTTCACCGAAAGCACGATGATGGGGACGGTGGAGGTTTGTCGCACGCGTCCGCAAAGCTCGGCGCCGCCCAAGCCGGGCATGCGCAGGTCGGTCACGATCAGGTTGAAGGCGGACGCCTTGAACACGTCGAGCCCGCTCTCGCCGTCAGGCGCGGTCGCGACCTCAAAACCCTGGCCTTCGAGTCCGCGGCGCAACACGCGCAGGATCTGCGGCTCGTCGTCGACGACTAAGATGCGCGCTTTGCGTTCCGTCGTCATGCTTCGCTCCGCTCGCCCGGGGTTCGTTCGCACGGTACGGTGAAACGCA
The genomic region above belongs to Acidobacteriota bacterium and contains:
- a CDS encoding response regulator transcription factor; protein product: MTTERKARILVVDDEPQILRVLRRGLEGQGFEVATAPDGESGLDVFKASAFNLIVTDLRMPGLGGAELCGRVRQTSTVPIIVLSVKGDETTKVAALDAGADDYVTKPFGIEELLARIRALLRRAVAAPATLQAPLEVGDFKVEPDQRRVTVRERELHLTPKEYDLLTFLISNHGRVLTQRAILTAVWGANSSEQSEYLRVFVGQLRKKIEKDPRHPKHLLTEPWIGYRFDPA